A window of Thermoanaerobacterium sp. PSU-2 genomic DNA:
TCTTTTAAATCCAGCCATTTTTAATTCATTTACAACTTCGTCTAATGAAAAACTCATTTCGTGAACTGTTTCTTCATATTCTTCATACAGCCTTCCTTCTTTCTTTAAAAAGGCGGTAAATGTTATAAAAGCATTATCTCCAAAAGATATGCTTTTGGAAATATAGTAATCACCGTTTGGATACTTCCTTATATGGATATTATTCCAATTATCGCTTAAATCTTTCAATGTGTTCATGTCAAACATGAAAACTCCCTTTTCGTTAAGATGTCTTTTAACACAATTAAACATAGATTTCCACTTTTGAAAATCCGTCATGTGATTTATAGCATCAAATGTGCAAGTTATAAGGTCGAATTTCTTGCCTAAATCAAAATCGCTCATATCGCCAAGATGAAACTTTATATCGTAACCATACTTTCTACAATTTTCAACTGCCTTCTTAAGCATTTCCTCAGATAAATCAAGGCCTTCTACATTTATGCCATCTCTTAAAGCGCCTATGCAAAAAACCCCAGTTCCACATGCCAAATCCAACATAGTCTTAATATTAAAACCAGATTTGTCTAAAAATCTTTTAAAATCTGGCCACAACTCCTTAGCATAGGAATCCCAGCCTAATCTATCGTAAAATTTAGCAAATTCGTCGTACATAAAAACACCTCTTAATTATTTTTTTATCATTCTTCTATATTATATTATCACAATGCTTAAGTCAATTTTGTTATTCAATAACTGTGTGTTATAATATTAACACGTGCAAATAACTATATTTAATAAATAATTATTATCCAAGAGGTGAAAATAGTTGAAACCATTATCCATAGAAGATAAAAATATTTTTGATGAATACTTTTGTGCATATCCACCAGAAATATCAGAATACACATTTACAAATCTCTTTATGTGGAATCATGTTTACGACATTAAATATGAGATAATCGATGGGTGTCTTTTGATTGCTTCAGGCAATAATGTATTTCCTCCTGTAGGTCCATCTGAAAATACATTAAATGCACTGGAAAAATTTTGTGAAATGCTTAAAAAAGATTACTCTGAAATCAATCTAACTCGCTTTGACAATGATTCTGCCACTAAGATTAGAGAAAATTTTAATGTTGAGATGGAACCAGATGAAGACAATTTTGACTACGTGTACAATACACAAGACCTTATCAATCTTTCTGGTAGAAAATATCACAATAAAAAAAATCATATAAACAAATTTATGAGAACTTATGATTATGTTTTGGAAGAACTTCGCAGTGAAAATGCTTTAGAATGTTTAAATTTTACTGAAAAATGGATTTCCTTAAAAGACATAGAGGAAAATCCTGGAATACTAAAGGAATTTGATGCGATAAAAAAAGTTCTGGAAAACTACGATTTTTTTAATGTAAAAGGAATTGTATTAAAGATAAACGGAAAAATAGAAGCATATTCATTCGGAGAAAAATTAAATCCAGAAACGGCAGTGACTCACATAGAAAAGGCAAACCCAGAGATTAAAGATGCGTACGCATTTATAAACATGTGTTTTGCTAAGCTAATGTCTGAGTACAAATATATAAACAGGGAACAAGATTTGGGAATCCCAGGGCTTAGATATGCAAAGAAGTCATACCACCCTGCAAAGATGATATTGAAATTCAAAGGAAAGTTGCAAATTTAAAACTTTAATAGATTGAATTATTATAATTTTTGTATTATAATGTGCATAACATTATTTTTGGGAGGTGCCATAAATGTCTAAAAAGATGGATATAGTCGAGCTTCTTCATGAAAACAGCCGTTTGACAGACAAGCAAATATCCGTAATCACCGGGCTCAGCGAAGATGAAGTAAAGGATATAGTAAAAAGCCTTGAAGAAGAAAAAGTTATATTAAAGTACAGCACATTGGTCAATTGGGAAAAAACCGAAAAGGAAGTAGTGCGAGCACTTATTGATGTAAGAGTCACACCACAGCAAGGGCAAGGTTTTAACGCTATTGCTGAAAGAATTGGACAATACGATGAAGTAAAATCTGTCTCTTTAATCTCTGGCGGATACGATCTATCAGTAGAAGTAGAAGGCAAAACCATGAAGGAAATAGCTATTTTCGTGGCGGAAAGACTGGCTCCTATTGACGGTGTACTAAGTACAACTACACATTTCATACTTAAAAGATACAAACAAGATGGGGTGTTTTTTACAGACGGTCCCGAAGACAAAAGATTGGTGGTAACACCATGAGCAATAAATACATTTCAGATGTAGTAAAAAACATCCCTCCCTCTGGAATAAGAAAATTTTTCGACCTTGTTACAAATTCTCGCGATATTATCTCTCTCGGTGTTGGCGAACCAGATTTTGTGACGCCATGGACTGTGCGAAAAGAAGCCATAGATGTGCTTGACAGAGGTGCTACTACATACACATCAAACCTTGGACTCTTAGAATTAAGAGAAGCCGTATCATTCTTTCTAAAAAATCATTACGGCTTAAATTACGATCCTGAAAATGAAATAATGATAACCGTAGGCGCCAGCGAAGCCATAGACTTAGCACTTAGATGCCTTATAAATGATGGCGATGAAGTTTTAGTGCCTGTACCAAGCTATGTCTCTTATTCACCTTGCATAGAGCTTACAAGAGGGGTGCCAGTATACGTACCTACCTATGAAGAAAACAATTTTATAATAACACCTGATGATCTGAAATCAAAAATAACCAGTAAGACAAAAGCACTTATACTGCCATATCCAAATAATCCCACAGGTGCTATCATGAAAAAAGAGGATTTAGAAGCTATAAAAGGCATAATAATAGAACATGATTTGATAGTCATTTCCGACGAAATATACAGCGAACTTACTTATGATGGAAAGCATGTAAGCATAGCTTCACTGCCTGATATGAAAGAAAGGACTATCGTTTTAAACGGCTTTTCAAAAGCTTTTGCCATGACAGGTTGGAGATTGGGATACATAGCAGCGGAGCATAGCTTCATAGAGGCTATGAATAAGATTCACCAGTATACGACAATATGCGCTCCCATAATGGCACAATACGCAGGCATAAAAGCGATATACGAGTGCGAAGACGATATAGAAAAGATGCGTAAAACTTACGATCAAAGAAGGCGCCTCATAGTAAATAGCTTCAGAGAAATAGGATTTGACTGTTTTGAACCAAAGGGAGCTTTTTATATATTCCCTTCAATTAAAAAAACAGGCCTTTCATCACAAGAATTTTGTGAAAGGCTTTTAAAAGAAGAAAAAATAGCCGTCGTACCAGGAGATGCGTTCGGTCCTGGAGGAGACGGATTCATAAGGGTATCTTATGCGTATTCTATCGATAAGATTATGAAAGCCCTTGAAAGAATAGAAAGCTTTGCTAAGAGAGTGCTTTAAAAAAGTAGGTTACCCTACTTTTTTTGCTTTACTGCAGAAAATTTAGGACAACTGGAAGAACAACTACCGCAGTTGCATTGTCCAGAAGCACTTTTCTTTATGTTTTTATAAAGAATAAACACCGCTGCCGTCACTATTGCTATAGTTGCAATCACTTCAATAATCATATGACCACTCCTTTTATTAAAATATTCTCAAAATTAAATTTCCGCCATTGTAAACTATAAATGAAACTACCCAAGCTAAGACCAACTGATATGCCACAGAGAATGCTGCCATCTTTCCACCGTATTCTTTTTTCATTGTGGCAATTAGAGATATACACGGTGTGTACAAAAGCACAAAGACGAGAAAGCTAATAGCTGAAATCGGCGTAAAAACTGTCGGCAAAATCTTTGTCAAATTTCCGCCGTATATAACCCCCATAGTTCCTACTACCACTTCTTTTGCCATTATTCCTGTAAGAAGTGATACTGAATTTTGCCATGAAGCAAAACCTAATGGTATAAAGATAGGACTTATGAATCTCCCTATATATGCGATAAAGCTTTTGTCTATTTCCGTCATACCTGAAAAATTAAAGTTTGATAAAATCCAAACAATTATAGACACAGAAAAGATTATAGTACCTGCTTTTTTTAAGAATCCCTTGCCTTTTTCCCACGTGTGTACTGCCAATGACTTAAGTTCAGGCAACTTATACTCAGGAAGTTCTATTATAAACGGCTCAT
This region includes:
- a CDS encoding class I SAM-dependent methyltransferase yields the protein MYDEFAKFYDRLGWDSYAKELWPDFKRFLDKSGFNIKTMLDLACGTGVFCIGALRDGINVEGLDLSEEMLKKAVENCRKYGYDIKFHLGDMSDFDLGKKFDLITCTFDAINHMTDFQKWKSMFNCVKRHLNEKGVFMFDMNTLKDLSDNWNNIHIRKYPNGDYYISKSISFGDNAFITFTAFLKKEGRLYEEYEETVHEMSFSLDEVVNELKMAGFKRVNVMNRKFDIVEDVDSLDRAFILCSI
- a CDS encoding phosphatidylglycerol lysyltransferase domain-containing protein, whose product is MKPLSIEDKNIFDEYFCAYPPEISEYTFTNLFMWNHVYDIKYEIIDGCLLIASGNNVFPPVGPSENTLNALEKFCEMLKKDYSEINLTRFDNDSATKIRENFNVEMEPDEDNFDYVYNTQDLINLSGRKYHNKKNHINKFMRTYDYVLEELRSENALECLNFTEKWISLKDIEENPGILKEFDAIKKVLENYDFFNVKGIVLKINGKIEAYSFGEKLNPETAVTHIEKANPEIKDAYAFINMCFAKLMSEYKYINREQDLGIPGLRYAKKSYHPAKMILKFKGKLQI
- a CDS encoding Lrp/AsnC family transcriptional regulator; translation: MSKKMDIVELLHENSRLTDKQISVITGLSEDEVKDIVKSLEEEKVILKYSTLVNWEKTEKEVVRALIDVRVTPQQGQGFNAIAERIGQYDEVKSVSLISGGYDLSVEVEGKTMKEIAIFVAERLAPIDGVLSTTTHFILKRYKQDGVFFTDGPEDKRLVVTP
- a CDS encoding aminotransferase class I/II-fold pyridoxal phosphate-dependent enzyme, yielding MSNKYISDVVKNIPPSGIRKFFDLVTNSRDIISLGVGEPDFVTPWTVRKEAIDVLDRGATTYTSNLGLLELREAVSFFLKNHYGLNYDPENEIMITVGASEAIDLALRCLINDGDEVLVPVPSYVSYSPCIELTRGVPVYVPTYEENNFIITPDDLKSKITSKTKALILPYPNNPTGAIMKKEDLEAIKGIIIEHDLIVISDEIYSELTYDGKHVSIASLPDMKERTIVLNGFSKAFAMTGWRLGYIAAEHSFIEAMNKIHQYTTICAPIMAQYAGIKAIYECEDDIEKMRKTYDQRRRLIVNSFREIGFDCFEPKGAFYIFPSIKKTGLSSQEFCERLLKEEKIAVVPGDAFGPGGDGFIRVSYAYSIDKIMKALERIESFAKRVL
- a CDS encoding FeoB-associated Cys-rich membrane protein gives rise to the protein MIIEVIATIAIVTAAVFILYKNIKKSASGQCNCGSCSSSCPKFSAVKQKK